A single genomic interval of Chitinophaga sp. 180180018-3 harbors:
- a CDS encoding heavy-metal-associated domain-containing protein, translating to MKTISIIILALGLTFGAQAQFKKASVQATGLTCAMCSKATYESLQSLPFVEKIETDLDNTTFVLTFKQGVPVVIDDIKKKVEDAGFSVGKLVMTASFNSVEVKNDAHVAFAGNTLHFMHVKQQQLSGDRDITVIDKDFVSAKQFKKYSTETAMPCYKTGMMGDCCKTDGAVTSKRIYHVTI from the coding sequence ATGAAAACGATATCCATTATCATATTGGCATTGGGGCTTACTTTTGGCGCCCAGGCCCAGTTTAAGAAAGCCAGCGTACAGGCAACCGGCCTGACCTGCGCCATGTGTTCCAAAGCTACCTATGAATCCCTGCAGTCGCTGCCATTTGTTGAAAAAATAGAAACCGACCTGGATAACACCACTTTTGTACTGACGTTTAAACAAGGCGTGCCAGTGGTAATTGATGATATTAAGAAGAAAGTGGAAGATGCGGGCTTTTCCGTCGGTAAACTTGTAATGACTGCCAGCTTTAACAGCGTGGAGGTGAAGAATGATGCACACGTGGCTTTTGCGGGAAATACACTGCATTTTATGCATGTAAAGCAGCAGCAATTATCGGGCGATAGGGATATCACCGTTATCGATAAAGACTTCGTATCCGCTAAGCAGTTCAAAAAATATAGTACTGAAACCGCCATGCCCTGCTATAAAACCGGCATGATGGGCGACTGCTGCAAAACCGACGGCGCTGTTACCTCTAAAAGGATTTATCACGTTACTATTTAA